The Cucumis melo cultivar AY chromosome 6, USDA_Cmelo_AY_1.0, whole genome shotgun sequence genome includes a region encoding these proteins:
- the LOC103496854 gene encoding uncharacterized protein LOC103496854 isoform X4: MTSSLMFRRFSCFHSPSSPSSLFSKKKPLVFLGSPQVSTAVLDALLNASSSADAAFEVAAIVTQPPSRRDRGRKLMPSPVAQYALDKGFSSDLILTPERAGEHAVRVYEEYFYNVGHQVYFFHRRTLYLYFDTFLSTLKALQPELCITAAYGNILPTEFLNIPALGTVNIHPSLLPLYRGAAPVQRALQDGVKETGVSLAFTVRALDAGPVIASEKFEVDEHIKAPDLLALLFLEGSKLLIRELPSILDGSAEKKAQPQDESKATKAPKIAPDEAWLSFDQEAYVLHNKDGLEHELRLLLLMRKVVVTIF; encoded by the exons ATGACTTCCTCCCTCATGTTTCGTCGCTTTTCCTGTTTTCACTCTccatcttctccttcttcactTTTCTCCAAGAAGAAGCCCCTCGTTTTCCTGGGTTCTCCTCAG GTCTCAACCGCAGTTCTTGATGCTCTTCTTAATGCATCTTCTTCCGCCGATGCAGCTTTTGAG GTTGCAGCTATTGTTACTCAACCACCTTCTAGAAGGGATAGGGGGAGAAAGCTGATGCCTTCTCCAGTTGCACAATACGCCCTTGATAAAGGCTTCTCTTCTGACCTTATTCTTACGCCTGAAAGAGCTGGAGAG CATGCTGTGAGAGTGTATGAGGAGTACTTCTACAACGTTGGGCATCAAGTTTATTTCTTTCACCGAAGAACCTTGTATCTTTATTTT GACACGTTCTTGAGCACCTTGAAGGCTTTGCAACCTGAACTATGTATTACAGCAGCATATGGAAATATCTTACCGACCGAATTTCTCAACATTCCAGCATTGG GGACGGTCAATATTCACCCAAGTCTATTGCCATTATATCGTGGTGCTGCCCCTGTTCAGAGGGCATTGCAG GACGGTGTTAAGGAGACTGGCGTATCACTGGCATTCACAGTTCGTGCATTGGATGCTGGACCCGTCATTGCTTCTGAAAAATTTGAAGTCGATGAGCATATCAAG GCACCTGATTTACTTGCATTGCTATTTTTAGAAG GCTCTAAACTCTTGATTCGGGAACTTCCTTCTATACTTGATGGATCTGCTGAAAAGAAAGCGCAACCTCAAGATGAATCCAAAGCTACCAAAGCTCCAAAG ATAGCTCCCGATGAGGCATGGCTATCATTTGATCAAGAGGCATATGTCCTACACAACAAG GATGGCCTGGAACACGAGCTAAGATTGTTATTGTTGATGAGAAAAGTGGTCGTGACGATATTCTAG
- the LOC103496854 gene encoding uncharacterized protein LOC103496854 isoform X1 produces MTSSLMFRRFSCFHSPSSPSSLFSKKKPLVFLGSPQVSTAVLDALLNASSSADAAFEVAAIVTQPPSRRDRGRKLMPSPVAQYALDKGFSSDLILTPERAGEHAVRVYEEYFYNVGHQVYFFHRRTLYLYFDTFLSTLKALQPELCITAAYGNILPTEFLNIPALGTVNIHPSLLPLYRGAAPVQRALQDGVKETGVSLAFTVRALDAGPVIASEKFEVDEHIKAPDLLALLFLEGSKLLIRELPSILDGSAEKKAQPQDESKATKAPKIAPDEAWLSFDQEAYVLHNKVRAFAGWPGTRAKIVIVDEKSGRDDILEFKIITTRLNINCSSQETQADEIRFVKDALVFPCGGTTPLEVLEVQLPGKKVVNASAFWNGMQGKKLKKFDASKHFLHV; encoded by the exons ATGACTTCCTCCCTCATGTTTCGTCGCTTTTCCTGTTTTCACTCTccatcttctccttcttcactTTTCTCCAAGAAGAAGCCCCTCGTTTTCCTGGGTTCTCCTCAG GTCTCAACCGCAGTTCTTGATGCTCTTCTTAATGCATCTTCTTCCGCCGATGCAGCTTTTGAG GTTGCAGCTATTGTTACTCAACCACCTTCTAGAAGGGATAGGGGGAGAAAGCTGATGCCTTCTCCAGTTGCACAATACGCCCTTGATAAAGGCTTCTCTTCTGACCTTATTCTTACGCCTGAAAGAGCTGGAGAG CATGCTGTGAGAGTGTATGAGGAGTACTTCTACAACGTTGGGCATCAAGTTTATTTCTTTCACCGAAGAACCTTGTATCTTTATTTT GACACGTTCTTGAGCACCTTGAAGGCTTTGCAACCTGAACTATGTATTACAGCAGCATATGGAAATATCTTACCGACCGAATTTCTCAACATTCCAGCATTGG GGACGGTCAATATTCACCCAAGTCTATTGCCATTATATCGTGGTGCTGCCCCTGTTCAGAGGGCATTGCAG GACGGTGTTAAGGAGACTGGCGTATCACTGGCATTCACAGTTCGTGCATTGGATGCTGGACCCGTCATTGCTTCTGAAAAATTTGAAGTCGATGAGCATATCAAG GCACCTGATTTACTTGCATTGCTATTTTTAGAAG GCTCTAAACTCTTGATTCGGGAACTTCCTTCTATACTTGATGGATCTGCTGAAAAGAAAGCGCAACCTCAAGATGAATCCAAAGCTACCAAAGCTCCAAAG ATAGCTCCCGATGAGGCATGGCTATCATTTGATCAAGAGGCATATGTCCTACACAACAAG GTTCGTGCATTTGCAGGATGGCCTGGAACACGAGCTAAGATTGTTATTGTTGATGAGAAAAGTGGTCGTGACGATATTCTAGAATTTAAAATCATTACTACAAGGCTAAACATCAATTGTAGTAGTCAGGAGACTCAAGCAGATGAGATCCGCTTTGTCAAGGACGCTTTGGTGTTTCCATGTGGAGGGACCACGCCACTTGAG GTATTGGAAGTTCAATTACCTGGAAAGAAGGTCGTTAATGCAAGCGCTTTCTGGAATGGCATGCAAGGTAAAAAGTTGAAGAAATTTGATGCAAGCAAACATTTCTTGCACGTGTAA
- the LOC103496854 gene encoding uncharacterized protein LOC103496854 isoform X2, with product MTSSLMFRRFSCFHSPSSPSSLFSKKKPLVFLGSPQVSTAVLDALLNASSSADAAFEVAAIVTQPPSRRDRGRKLMPSPVAQYALDKGFSSDLILTPERAGEDTFLSTLKALQPELCITAAYGNILPTEFLNIPALGTVNIHPSLLPLYRGAAPVQRALQDGVKETGVSLAFTVRALDAGPVIASEKFEVDEHIKAPDLLALLFLEGSKLLIRELPSILDGSAEKKAQPQDESKATKAPKIAPDEAWLSFDQEAYVLHNKVRAFAGWPGTRAKIVIVDEKSGRDDILEFKIITTRLNINCSSQETQADEIRFVKDALVFPCGGTTPLEVLEVQLPGKKVVNASAFWNGMQGKKLKKFDASKHFLHV from the exons ATGACTTCCTCCCTCATGTTTCGTCGCTTTTCCTGTTTTCACTCTccatcttctccttcttcactTTTCTCCAAGAAGAAGCCCCTCGTTTTCCTGGGTTCTCCTCAG GTCTCAACCGCAGTTCTTGATGCTCTTCTTAATGCATCTTCTTCCGCCGATGCAGCTTTTGAG GTTGCAGCTATTGTTACTCAACCACCTTCTAGAAGGGATAGGGGGAGAAAGCTGATGCCTTCTCCAGTTGCACAATACGCCCTTGATAAAGGCTTCTCTTCTGACCTTATTCTTACGCCTGAAAGAGCTGGAGAG GACACGTTCTTGAGCACCTTGAAGGCTTTGCAACCTGAACTATGTATTACAGCAGCATATGGAAATATCTTACCGACCGAATTTCTCAACATTCCAGCATTGG GGACGGTCAATATTCACCCAAGTCTATTGCCATTATATCGTGGTGCTGCCCCTGTTCAGAGGGCATTGCAG GACGGTGTTAAGGAGACTGGCGTATCACTGGCATTCACAGTTCGTGCATTGGATGCTGGACCCGTCATTGCTTCTGAAAAATTTGAAGTCGATGAGCATATCAAG GCACCTGATTTACTTGCATTGCTATTTTTAGAAG GCTCTAAACTCTTGATTCGGGAACTTCCTTCTATACTTGATGGATCTGCTGAAAAGAAAGCGCAACCTCAAGATGAATCCAAAGCTACCAAAGCTCCAAAG ATAGCTCCCGATGAGGCATGGCTATCATTTGATCAAGAGGCATATGTCCTACACAACAAG GTTCGTGCATTTGCAGGATGGCCTGGAACACGAGCTAAGATTGTTATTGTTGATGAGAAAAGTGGTCGTGACGATATTCTAGAATTTAAAATCATTACTACAAGGCTAAACATCAATTGTAGTAGTCAGGAGACTCAAGCAGATGAGATCCGCTTTGTCAAGGACGCTTTGGTGTTTCCATGTGGAGGGACCACGCCACTTGAG GTATTGGAAGTTCAATTACCTGGAAAGAAGGTCGTTAATGCAAGCGCTTTCTGGAATGGCATGCAAGGTAAAAAGTTGAAGAAATTTGATGCAAGCAAACATTTCTTGCACGTGTAA
- the LOC103496854 gene encoding uncharacterized protein LOC103496854 isoform X3, producing the protein MPSPVAQYALDKGFSSDLILTPERAGEHAVRVYEEYFYNVGHQVYFFHRRTLYLYFDTFLSTLKALQPELCITAAYGNILPTEFLNIPALGTVNIHPSLLPLYRGAAPVQRALQDGVKETGVSLAFTVRALDAGPVIASEKFEVDEHIKAPDLLALLFLEGSKLLIRELPSILDGSAEKKAQPQDESKATKAPKIAPDEAWLSFDQEAYVLHNKVRAFAGWPGTRAKIVIVDEKSGRDDILEFKIITTRLNINCSSQETQADEIRFVKDALVFPCGGTTPLEVLEVQLPGKKVVNASAFWNGMQGKKLKKFDASKHFLHV; encoded by the exons ATGCCTTCTCCAGTTGCACAATACGCCCTTGATAAAGGCTTCTCTTCTGACCTTATTCTTACGCCTGAAAGAGCTGGAGAG CATGCTGTGAGAGTGTATGAGGAGTACTTCTACAACGTTGGGCATCAAGTTTATTTCTTTCACCGAAGAACCTTGTATCTTTATTTT GACACGTTCTTGAGCACCTTGAAGGCTTTGCAACCTGAACTATGTATTACAGCAGCATATGGAAATATCTTACCGACCGAATTTCTCAACATTCCAGCATTGG GGACGGTCAATATTCACCCAAGTCTATTGCCATTATATCGTGGTGCTGCCCCTGTTCAGAGGGCATTGCAG GACGGTGTTAAGGAGACTGGCGTATCACTGGCATTCACAGTTCGTGCATTGGATGCTGGACCCGTCATTGCTTCTGAAAAATTTGAAGTCGATGAGCATATCAAG GCACCTGATTTACTTGCATTGCTATTTTTAGAAG GCTCTAAACTCTTGATTCGGGAACTTCCTTCTATACTTGATGGATCTGCTGAAAAGAAAGCGCAACCTCAAGATGAATCCAAAGCTACCAAAGCTCCAAAG ATAGCTCCCGATGAGGCATGGCTATCATTTGATCAAGAGGCATATGTCCTACACAACAAG GTTCGTGCATTTGCAGGATGGCCTGGAACACGAGCTAAGATTGTTATTGTTGATGAGAAAAGTGGTCGTGACGATATTCTAGAATTTAAAATCATTACTACAAGGCTAAACATCAATTGTAGTAGTCAGGAGACTCAAGCAGATGAGATCCGCTTTGTCAAGGACGCTTTGGTGTTTCCATGTGGAGGGACCACGCCACTTGAG GTATTGGAAGTTCAATTACCTGGAAAGAAGGTCGTTAATGCAAGCGCTTTCTGGAATGGCATGCAAGGTAAAAAGTTGAAGAAATTTGATGCAAGCAAACATTTCTTGCACGTGTAA